A part of Aegilops tauschii subsp. strangulata cultivar AL8/78 chromosome 2, Aet v6.0, whole genome shotgun sequence genomic DNA contains:
- the LOC109761525 gene encoding uncharacterized protein, whose translation MDRFQDGHHVRLRSRVRRNYIHAAEDGESVTLSQVRVSMNAAWAVHIYNGDDGPYLLLYSAAYGRYLAATATPARLGHHGLRAELRDYNQSELEAITWRAVGSGFADDVVLLRNVGGLYLRSNGRYVRWNVGVSVDNSVSSMMYYWVVESIPAREDMPALPAPPPNPPYRYLRGVLYLEPGRLIRFVRALDDGHYPEDPGNEGWRQIWFRGRSAFRLRDDLGFLLGAGVYHRNIAMCVRAGRHGRLTPLVVDLPDGGYGDTLEIVVFRADTPAYNELRHPDVHAE comes from the exons ATGGACCGCTTCCAGGACGGGCACCACGTGCGGCTGCGGAGCCGCGTGCGGCGCAACTACATCCATGCCGCCGAGGACGGGGAGAGCGTCACCCTCAGCCAGGTCCGCGTCTCCATGAACGCGGCGTGGGCGGTGCACATCTACAACGGTGACGACGGCCCGTACCTGCTCCTCTACAGCGCCGCCTACGGCCGCTACCTCGCCGCCACGGCCACGCCGGCGAGGCTCGGCCACCACGGCCTCCGCGCGGAGCTTCGCGACTACAACCAGTCGGAGCTGGAGGCCATCACGTGGCGGGCCGTGGGGTCGGGCTTCGCAGACGACGTCGTCCTGCTGCGCAACGTCGGCGGCCTCTACCTCCGCTCCAACGGCAGGTACGTCCGCTGGAACGTCGGCGTCAGCGTCGACAACAGCGTCAGCTCCATGATGTACTACTGGGTCGTCGAGTCCATCCCCGCCAGAGAGGACATGCCTGCCCTTCCTGCCCCACCGCCG AATCCCCCATACAGATACCTCCGTGGGGTCCTCTACCTGGAgccggggcggctgatccggttCGTGCGGGCGCTCGACGACGGGCACTACCCCGAGGACCCCGGGAACGAAGGCTGGCGCCAGATCTGGTTCAGGGGCAGGTCCGCGTTTCGCCTGAGGGACGACCTGGGGTTCCTCCTCGGCGCCGGCGTGTACCACCGGAACATCGCCATGTGCGTTCGAGCGGGCCGCCACGGGAGGCTGACCCCGCTCGTCGTCGACCTGCCCGACGGAGGCTATGGCGACACCCTCGAGATTGTCGTCTTCCGGGCCGACACCCCTG CCTACAATGAGCTGCGACACCCGGATGTCCACGCGGAGTAG